The following are encoded together in the Silurus meridionalis isolate SWU-2019-XX chromosome 2, ASM1480568v1, whole genome shotgun sequence genome:
- the LOC124401572 gene encoding cystatin-like — protein MFLKVLATLLAVLLALTSAGFVGGWRDADANRKDVQDALQFAVAQHNKASNDMFVSQVSRVIKVQTQVVSGINYSFTVEMVRTACRKADVKEVCAAHPDKSIAMPHECQIKVYNQAWTSTIKVTQNTCQ, from the exons ATGTTTCTGAAGGTTCTAGCTACACTTCTGGCGGTCTTACTGGCTCTAACGAGTGCAGGTTTTGtcggaggatggagggatgcgGACGCGAACAGGAAAGATGTCCAGGACGCGCTGCAGTTCGCAGTCGCTCAACATAACAAAGCGAGCAACGACATGTTTGTCAGCCAGGTGTCCAGAGTGATCAAGGTTCAGACCCAG GTCGTCTCTGGTATAAACTATAGTTTCACTGTTGAGATGGTTAGGACAGCCTGCAGGAAAGCTGATGTTAAGGAGGTGTGTGCCGCCCATCCAGACAAATCAATTGCAATG CCCCATGAGTGCCAAATAAAGGTGTATAATCAGGCCT